A window of Ammospiza caudacuta isolate bAmmCau1 chromosome 13, bAmmCau1.pri, whole genome shotgun sequence genomic DNA:
ctgtccttccttcttATCCACTTCCTACCCTGCAGCAACAATGCCCATATGGAAGAAAAACCTTCTCCTGTCCACATCCTCATTCTCTCCTCCTGGCGGTCAGGATCCTCCTTCACTGGACAAATCTTCAGCCAGCACCCCAGTGTCTTCTACCTGATGGAGCCTGCATGGCACGTGTGGGTTAAGATGTACCAGAACAGTGCCAAAGTCTTACACATGGCAGTGCGGGACTTAGTCAGGTCGGTCTTTCTGTGTGACATGTCTGTGTTTGATGCTTACATGTCTAGCCAGAAGAAAAAGTCTGATTTATTTCAGTGGGAGACAAGCCGAGCCTTGTGTTCCCCACCTGCCTGTGACTCATTCAGTCGCAGTGACATAATCACTGCAGGCAATTGCAAAACCATCTGTGGCAAGTACCCATTCAGCAAGGTGGAGGAAGCTTGTAAAACCTATAGCCATGTTGCCATCAAGGAAGTTAGGTTCTTTGACCTGAAAGTTCTCTATCCCCTTCTCACCGACCCATCCCTGAACCTCAAAATCATTCACTTGGTACGTGATCCTCGGGCTGTGTTCAGGTCCAGAGAGAATACAGTGGACGAACTGAAACGCGACAGTAAGATTGTGGCGGGGTCTCAGAAGACAAAGGGAGAAATGGGGCCCTACAACACAATGCAGGTAATCTGCAAAAGCCACGTTGAGATATACAAGGCAGGAAgtcaggctgctccaagcttcCTGAAAGACCGGTATCTGCTGGTTCGCTATGAAGACATTGTCAGAGACCCCCTAGCAAGGGCTGCTGAGATGTACAGGTTTGCAGAACTCCATTTCACACCAGAGCTTCAGAAGTGGGTCCACAACATCACCCATGGAAAAGGTGATGGAGCACAGGCCTTTGATATTGGGTCAAGAGATGCACTGAGAGTATCCCAGACCTGGAGAAACACTCTTCCCTTCCAGAAAAtagaacaagtgcaaaatgtGTGCAAAGATGCAATGGATTTGCTGGGCTACCGGCTTGTTCAATCtgaagaagaacagaaaaatatgtCTCTGGATCTTTTGTTTGCCCTGAACTCCTCTGAGTATCAAATTTTGAAGGCAGAAAAGCTGGTCTCTGCATCTACTTTCTGAAGGCTGCAGAGTGCTGAACTATTCACTAGAGCCAAGGAGGACAGAGGTGCAGGCATAGAGGTGTAGAAGCGTGCGTGGATGCAAGAACAACTGGTACAAGAACCCTGACTACATTCAGGAGAGCTCTCAGCAGTACAGGGTCACTCTCCAAGACCCCTGGAGATACAGCCACAATGGAAGCTAAAGTAATGCAAGTTTGTTTTCCAAATTAATTATGTTTAGGTTGGAGCACACAGAATGCCAAAGGAGTAGGACCAAATGGCAGAAGCTCAAACCCCCCACAGACCACAGCTGAAGACTAGAGAAACCACATGGAGCAATTGCACTgcc
This region includes:
- the CHST4 gene encoding carbohydrate sulfotransferase 4, producing MLNFLCLCRSLAIMVKSRRVQVLLILVVLSFLLIHFLPCSNNAHMEEKPSPVHILILSSWRSGSSFTGQIFSQHPSVFYLMEPAWHVWVKMYQNSAKVLHMAVRDLVRSVFLCDMSVFDAYMSSQKKKSDLFQWETSRALCSPPACDSFSRSDIITAGNCKTICGKYPFSKVEEACKTYSHVAIKEVRFFDLKVLYPLLTDPSLNLKIIHLVRDPRAVFRSRENTVDELKRDSKIVAGSQKTKGEMGPYNTMQVICKSHVEIYKAGSQAAPSFLKDRYLLVRYEDIVRDPLARAAEMYRFAELHFTPELQKWVHNITHGKGDGAQAFDIGSRDALRVSQTWRNTLPFQKIEQVQNVCKDAMDLLGYRLVQSEEEQKNMSLDLLFALNSSEYQILKAEKLVSASTF